A genomic window from Xyrauchen texanus isolate HMW12.3.18 chromosome 15, RBS_HiC_50CHRs, whole genome shotgun sequence includes:
- the LOC127656006 gene encoding serum paraoxonase/arylesterase 2-like isoform X1 — protein sequence MGKLTVLSLFVVALSALIGERLIAIRHVALSSRELTQNHLPNCYIIKGIEFGAEDISILEGGLAFLSTGLKYPGLPSYSEDPGKLYTLNLVDSPMNIEALSIKGEFDKDSFNPHGISLYTDDKDGAIYLFVVNHPRGKSHVEIFRFVEKENSLQYIKTIRHELLHNVNDIVAVGAESFYAANDHYFTNGILKFLEPLLSLAWCDVIYYSPDTVQVVAEGFMSANGINISPNKRHLYVSDILKHKIVVMKIQNNTILSHVKEVEVGSLCDNIEVDRESGDLWLGCHPNGHKFMRCDPNDPPGSEVIKIQDILSEKPQVVQVYADDGSVIIGSSVAAPYGGKLLIGTVYQKALICDLRED from the exons ATGGGGAAGTTAACAGTACTCTCGCTTTTTGTTGTAGCTCTTTCAGCTTTGATCGGAGAAAGGCTCATTGCAATAAG GCATGTAGCGCTTTCTTCCAGAGAATTAACCCAGAACCACCTTCCAAACTGTTACATAATAAAGGGAATAG AGTTTGGGGCTGAAGATATTTCCATACTTGAGGGTGGATTGGCCTTTCTGAGCACT GGCTTGAAGTATCCAGGCTTACCATCCTATTCGGAGGACCCTGGAAAGCTTTATACCCTGAATCTGGTGGATTCTCCAATGAATATTGAAGCATTGAGCATTAAAGGGGAATTTGACAAAGACTCCTTTAATCCACATGGAATCAGCTTGTACACCGACGATAAAG ATGGTGCCATATACCTATTTGTTGTTAATCATCCTCGAGGCAAAAGTCATGTGGAGATTTTCAGATTTGTTGAGAAAGAAAACTCTCTTCAATACATCAAGACCATTAGGCATGAACTCCTGCACAA TGTGAATGATATTGTAGCTGTGGGTGCCGAAAGCTTTTATGCCGCCAATGATCATTACTTCACTAATGGGATTCTCAAGTTTCTGGAGCCATTGCTCTCTTTGGCCTGGTGTGATGTCATCTACTACAGTCCTGACACAGTGCAAGTTGTAGCAGAGGGATTCATGTCTGCCAACGGCATAAATATCTCCCCCAACAAAAG ACATTTGTATGTGTCAGATATTCTGAAGCACAAAATTGTTGTCATGAAAATACAGAACAACACAATATTGTCTCATGTTAAG GAAGTTGAAGTGGGGTCACTTTGTGACAACATTGAGGTGGACCGTGAATCTGGTGATCTATGGCTGGGCTGCCACCCAAATGGTCACAAATTCATGCGTTGTGATCCAAATGATCCACCTGGCTCTGAG GTTATCAAGATTCAAGACATCCTCTCTGAAAAGCCACAGGTGGTTCAGGTATATGCAGATGATGGTAGTGTGATCATTGGTTCTTCAGTGGCAGCCCCATATGGAGGAAAACTATTAATTGGAACGGTTTATCAGAAAGCTCTTATCTGTGATCTTAGGGAAGACTAA
- the LOC127656006 gene encoding serum paraoxonase/arylesterase 2-like isoform X2, translated as MGKLTVLSLFVVALSALIGERLIAIRHVALSSRELTQNHLPNCYIIKGIEFGAEDISILEGGLAFLSTGLKYPGLPSYSEDPGKLYTLNLVDSPMNIEALSIKGEFDKDSFNPHGISLYTDDKDGAIYLFVVNHPRGKSHVEIFRFVEKENSLQYIKTIRHELLHNVNDIVAVGAESFYAANDHYFTNGILKFLEPLLSLAWCDVIYYSPDTVQVVAEGFMSANGINISPNKRQLKWGHFVTTLRWTVNLVIYGWAATQMVTNSCVVIQMIHLALRLSRFKTSSLKSHRWFRYMQMMVV; from the exons ATGGGGAAGTTAACAGTACTCTCGCTTTTTGTTGTAGCTCTTTCAGCTTTGATCGGAGAAAGGCTCATTGCAATAAG GCATGTAGCGCTTTCTTCCAGAGAATTAACCCAGAACCACCTTCCAAACTGTTACATAATAAAGGGAATAG AGTTTGGGGCTGAAGATATTTCCATACTTGAGGGTGGATTGGCCTTTCTGAGCACT GGCTTGAAGTATCCAGGCTTACCATCCTATTCGGAGGACCCTGGAAAGCTTTATACCCTGAATCTGGTGGATTCTCCAATGAATATTGAAGCATTGAGCATTAAAGGGGAATTTGACAAAGACTCCTTTAATCCACATGGAATCAGCTTGTACACCGACGATAAAG ATGGTGCCATATACCTATTTGTTGTTAATCATCCTCGAGGCAAAAGTCATGTGGAGATTTTCAGATTTGTTGAGAAAGAAAACTCTCTTCAATACATCAAGACCATTAGGCATGAACTCCTGCACAA TGTGAATGATATTGTAGCTGTGGGTGCCGAAAGCTTTTATGCCGCCAATGATCATTACTTCACTAATGGGATTCTCAAGTTTCTGGAGCCATTGCTCTCTTTGGCCTGGTGTGATGTCATCTACTACAGTCCTGACACAGTGCAAGTTGTAGCAGAGGGATTCATGTCTGCCAACGGCATAAATATCTCCCCCAACAAAAGGCAA TTGAAGTGGGGTCACTTTGTGACAACATTGAGGTGGACCGTGAATCTGGTGATCTATGGCTGGGCTGCCACCCAAATGGTCACAAATTCATGCGTTGTGATCCAAATGATCCACCTGGCTCTGAG GTTATCAAGATTCAAGACATCCTCTCTGAAAAGCCACAGGTGGTTCAGGTATATGCAGATGATGGTAGTGTGA